The following nucleotide sequence is from Juglans microcarpa x Juglans regia isolate MS1-56 chromosome 6D, Jm3101_v1.0, whole genome shotgun sequence.
GCTAGGATgaagaattatcctagtggaactcctctgtccactgcggagtgtttaagaatagagtagtaacccctgggttgacgaagaacaatCAACGGGCTTCAAATGGGTTCTTTTCAAAGAACGTCAGAGCGAAGTCATATGTTATAACAgtacctaatgctagtgggtgtacatgttatgatgttatgatattatgttacaaatgcattgagaacgagtctgcagacaacgtagtttcaacatgagttgcaCTGCGATCActggcaggtactcacagtgcacaTGGGGAATTATGAGGATACCACACATtatgattaatttatgaattgctaaaaatgataaaatattatgatgaaaatattatctcttgacaattaaaataaaaatgttttttgaatgaaaatgcgtctcaatttttttgaaaatgttgaggaatatggatgggagacaaactcttatttttctgcatttcatgcactttatatttatcattcttcatgcataatttatctttgtgcaagttggttgttaacttactaagatttcatgtaaatctcaccccttgtggacccactattaTTCCAtttggaatgatagaagttatgTCAAGATACAAGGAGGATGGATTAGATGGAGCACTGGATCCAACTGATTGAGGAGGAGACTAgatttcatcattatatttATAGCCCTAGTCCTTCATACTTTAGAACACATGAAGCaattaatttaactttaaagacttttaatatttagttttacTAAGTTATGCTACAATTTggatttgaacttatgatgatcAGTAATGcgttgagatgttttagttattctggaaAAAGTTTTGTTTTCACCCTTCTATCCACTGcggttattgcatactgctaattACATGCTAAgatacattgcatattaactatcaggAACAGGGGTATGTAACTTTGTGTTTACATGTCCTGACATCctaagtctccgttccatcccaagtggaggttgggggcatcacaaaGGGTATGAAATACACCGAGGGGAATAGAATTAAAGTCCTTAGAATCATGAACCACATATGAGGATACCCAACCTAGAAATCAGAGATCCTAAGAACTAGGTTCAATAGGAAGAATGAATCATTCGGTGGTTGTAAGAAATgcattatttactttatttggtAATTTTTCCATTCCTATGGTGTgagtatatttttcttgtaatgattagaggatgaattttttaaaaactctaaatttaaaatctgtAGCTCTTATGAGTAGGGTGTTAGAGTTATAGGAATACCCTTGACAAATTTACCTATGTGATTGTGGCAGTGGAGCCACTTCCTATGAGAATTGGACTTGTCCTCATAAGAGGGTACAGAAGGTATTGAGAAACAGAAGGTACAGTATGCTGGGCACCTGCTCCAAGGTGAAGCCAGAATCTGGTGGGACACTAAGAGGCAGGTTCTGATTAGAGAATTGGGAACTATCACCATTTTGACCTAGGATAGGTTCAAGAAGGAATTTGACAATTGATTTCTTCTCAGAGTCAATGAAGACACAGAAGGCCAAGAATTTGCCACATTGGTACAAGGCAATCTCATTATTGAGCAGTACGCTACAAAGTTTATGGAGCTAGGGAGCTTTGCTCCACATTTGATTGCCATTGAAAGGATGCAAGCTCAGAAATTCCAAGGTGGACTGCAACCCAGGATTCGTAGTTACATAGCTGGGTTTTTGCATCAATAATTTCCTGGAGTTGGTTAACGTGGTGGCAATATCTAAAGCAGAGCAACGAAGTGTGGCAACCCAGGTTAACCTGGCTTGAAAAAAGAGCTACTTCCTTCCCCTTCAGATGGAATAATGCCAAAAGAATGATTATTCAAGGAGCCAACAAGGGCAAAGGAATTATGACAGCTCCACCTACTACCTGCAAAAAGTGTGTAAAGAATCACGGTGGAGAAAGTTGAATGGGTTTAGGAGTATGTTTTTGATGCGGTCAATCAAGACATATGATCTGGGAGTACCCTCAGAATGCACAAGGTGGAAAGAATGCTCCTAACAATAGCCCCAATCAGAGGCCACCCATTCAAGCTCGTGTGTACACCATCACCCCTAGAGAAATCAACGAGGAGATACCCAAGGAGGAAGTGACAGAAGTCATTACTGGTATTTTCCCTTAAATACCCCCTTTCTTTTTTGTGGCACCCCCAGTCCcagcttgggattggacggtgactgaaacgccaagacatgcaacacaagcctacatacccctcgtacatgacaaataagatgcaatgcacctatgttTACTAGCATATGCAAATAAATCGAGCAGActaagtcatttaaatgttgTACCAGAATAAAGCTAACATGccaacttcttcattcatagGTTTAGATCACACTTCTTAGCAATGGAGTATCAAGCTCTTTGTTTACACTTAACATAACAATTATTCTACAAAGGCCTTAACAAAGAGATCATTAAAGCATCTTTCTAATCTCAGCTATCTCCAAGTAGGTCATGACTAAATCCGTTCTTTCTCTTAGTTGAGCACATCATTAGCCTTCATCATCATCCTGGCTCGCTACTCCTGATCCTACTAAAGGTTCTACCATTCCGGAatgggaatggtagtggaaactaccatggtgagatttcaagaaatctcagcaagtaaacacatacaatagttaacacaagcatacaagaggtatatcatgaaatgtgtgcatgaacatgtacttgacttatgtacttgaccaaaacttgacttatgcacttgaccattttcaaaagacttgtaacagagactttagcttttcagaaaaacttcttaactttcttattgacgttgatcttaatcagaacttgccttatcagaacatatcacaagatttgcatcgagtgatccttatcatatcacgagattttcatcaagtgatccttattttatgagctcttatccttgttcagagggtgggCACAACACGATTCCCCTTAGCACCGCGaattcctgctagttaccgcaccatcaacggtatgtacaccgtgatgaatactTCATAAACAGAGAtccatattaactcgaccttccTTCGttgggttacatgccttatgcacccactagcgttaggagcttcctcgctccggcatccaaaaagaatccattcgaggctccTTGATGGTACTTTGtcgacctaggggttaccacttcattcataagcactccagagtggacagaggagttctactGAGACATTCCCTTGTCCTAGCACTGAGAGtagtgataaaacttttaaaccattttctttgaaaacaccttccttgaaaacattttttttaaaacacttttccccaaatgcatgtgacatcagacttataacatgcatacttacacttgacatatgacatgtgAATGTTGTGCATGAGATAACCATGCATAccatattcatttcatagcatgataacataaaccatatgagatatcaaaacatatatatcaaCCCATGAAAAAGGGCCTTGGCAGAAACATATAGAttcaaaacatgaagattcatcacttaaacatgcctcttcttcaaacatatttgcttagaaatcaaagcataACGAAACGAAGCATAAGATCATGGGGTTTGGCCAAAATCCAAAACTTCTAAGACATGGTATAGCTGAATCATCAAGCAGCACAAATCAACCACATTGTTTTTGTTAAAACCAAAATATGCATTGAACATTCGtgccattttcatcttaaaaccGAATCATAtcattcatgtaatattcatattccaagatcatataagcatattcaaaccaacaaacaagaaatagcatacaaagcaaacataacaatgaaatgatttacataatcatattcaaatattaaccaagagtaagttgagtgaaACAAATAGCAAGTTGTAAATCGAAATATAACTCGTTAGAATAAGggttccaaaaccctaatccgtattcttgagtgtgtgaggttttctagGGTTATCACTAAGGCTTAAGAAGTTTCAAACCAGttggcttctagggttttgaatCAAGAACCCTTCAACTTCCTTGTATCTTCAACTAATCTCGAATAAGTGTGAAAATACATGAGTGTGGCCGAATGTGTAGAGGATTTGTTCCTTCAAACTTTTGGTTTTCTACACTTCTAGAAAAACCTAATTTGTTTCCCATGAGCAAGTGTGGAAATTGTGTGTGTTTCACCATATCCGAACTCCCTTGAGGTTCAAATCTCATCTTGATTTGAATATGTGATATGTGTGTatagaaacaaaaggaaactaAGTTCTTACTGTGGTTCCTCCTTGTAAACGTGAAATTCCTCTCTTGAAACAAGCCTCCATTGTTTGGTATGAAGGAAAGTGTGAGAAAGTGGAGGAAATCTCTAAGTGCTTGCGTAAGAGAgtgtggagagaatgagagcATGTAAAATCTGAGAATGACAAAGGAGAAAAGCCCTTGGACGTGTGACTCCTCTCCCTTTATATAGAGTTCTCCAACAAAATCTCATTAGTTGCTAGTAACACATTGCATGAAGGACATGTGGTGTCTTTACTGatgcatgtaggacaagtgGTGTCTTTTCTTatgcatgtaggacaagtgGCGCCTTTTATTAGGTTATAGGGAACACAAAAGtattcttgaaaagaataatcttgCCAAGTGGTGTGGCTCCTTGGAAATTTGAAATCCTATTCACTTTCCTAAGAAATCTAAGATAATCCTTGCATGGACACCATGTGTCAAAGCCCCTCCTTTGTCTCTCCTTAGGAAATCCAAAAGATCATCTACATGAGTAACATGGGCATGACATCTTGtcaaaattcgaaatcctaGGAGGCTCcaggggtatgctcccccataTGGTCCAGATTCAATGAATCTCAAGCGCAAAATTGCCATTTGATAAATCCTAACCCTATGCTTAAACTTTTTAGacttgtgcatgcttgccaagtggcaaaagGCATGTAGGATGTGGGTGCGTGTTCCCCATACGTCCTTCCCTTTCCCCTTGcacctcttccttttcccatgtatcttttccttttcccatgggtctcttccttttcccatgtATCTCTTACTCTTCCCTAAGCAAgaagcttcttcttcctatgcATGTTCCCTAGGTGGCTCTCCCACTTCCTTATGcttctcaagaactcaaaacatgacatgTGGCAATGTGGTGGCCAAAACCCTTGGGTACAAGTGTAATTTTCGTGCATTGTCTCTTCCACTCCcttctaaaaaattttcttctacttatgcatgaatgacacatggcaaaatgTCAGAAAATAACTTGGGTGGGCGTGTGGCTTAGGAATCCGAAAATCTCTTAGTGTTCCAATGTAAATCCTTTAGAAAATCTCACATTTTTCTTCCATATGCAAAATCTTCTTGGAACTCGCAAAAATTTTGTTGGTGCTTGTGTAGTCCATTGGGGTTCCCAAAACCAGGTCCCCTCATTCTTTCTCATCCATTTTTACATCTAGGTTCAATGTATGTAGATGTGAGGTGTGTATGTGAGACATGTGAGACATGTGGCATCTAGGTAGGTGAAATGGGCGTGTGCCCTAGGTGTGTGTCGAACCCTacatcctcctccatctccttagcTTCTTCTAGAAACCTTCATGCATGTTTGCCAAGTGGCACCAATGTGCTAACCTAGGTGCTTCTTCCCTAGGTTTCACTTCCTTATGCAAGATTTTGCCCTTTCCCAAGACAAAACTCTTCACCTTTCATTTGCGTGCATGACACTTGGCCAACTCTTCTAGAAAGCCAAATCCTCCCgtgcttcttccactttttcttctagaaatccAATGCATGCTTGCAAGTGTCATCCTTGTCTTTTCCCAAAGTTCCACATGAGAAGTACTTTTccaaaaatgaccaaaaactcctTCTTGAAGCCAAGTGGAGCCATCTCCTTGCCTAGTGCGTAAACTTAGGCCTTTCAAAGCCAAAGTCCTTAATGGGCCGAATTCCTATGGgccttttcttctatttttctcttgtgggcttttaacttagaactccaagatccaatccaacaaaaaatagaaagtggcctaaagaattcttccaacacttagccaataacccaaatatataaataaatagttaaataatttccaccaaaatTACGAATTAAATCTTAGCGAAAATCTAGTGcatcacatttttttagaaaatcagTTTTTATAATAGCTGCTTAGTACACAATAGTTGATTGCACCTTAGGTAAAATCACGTTATACGAATATACGGCTTGCGCTTTGTTTGACTCCGGCGCTATGAGGTCCTTTGTGTCCACAACGTTTGCACGCACGTGTAACCTACCGACTCAGACGTTACCTCAAGCTATAGTAGTGTCAATTCCTGATGGAAGCATGATCACCTGTACCTGCATATTGAAAAACTGCCCTTTAACCCTGAAGGGGAGATTGATGGAAGTCGACCAACTAGAGTTCGAGTTATACtaggaatggactggctatCCAAATACTGTGCTAGGATAGACTCTAGAAACAAGGAAATTATCTTTGATTCACCCGTAGGTGGGCAAATCCGTCATATGGGAGGGAATGTGATGGCTACTTCCTCTCTAATTTCTGCTTTGCAGGCAAGGAAGTGCATCGTTAATGGTGCCACGGCCTACTTAGCATTCATTGTGGAGAATTATAGCGGTAATAAGGAGATTCAAGGGATACCTATAGTTGAAGAGTATCCTGAAGTTTTTACTGACAATCTACCGGGATTACCCCCCGATAGAGAAACAGAGTTCACTATAGAGTTAGAGCCCGCTGCAACCCCTGTCTATAAAGCCCCTTATCGTATGGCCCCTCTAGAACTAAAAGAACTAAAGGAGAAAATAGAAGAGCTACGGGAGAAGGGCTTTATTCAACCTATTTCATCACCTTGAGGTGCACCAGTTCTATTcgttaagaagaaggatggatcatTAAACAAAGTAACGGTTAAAAACAAGTACCCTTTACCGCGTATTGATGATTTGTtagatcaattgcaaggagcgTCAGTGTTCTCAAAGATAGACTTAAGGTCTGGTTATCTTCAGCTCAAGATTAGGGAGAAGGATATATCCCTAAAACAGTGTTTCAGACTAGATACAGTCACTATGAGTTCTTAGTGATGTCCTTTGGTCTAACCAATGCACCCGCCTcattcatggatttgatgaacagAGTATTCAGACCCTACCTAGATAACTTTGTCGTCATATTCATTGATGATATATTGATATACTTGAAGAGCGAAGAAGATCACAAGCAGCATCTTCGTTTGGCACTAGAAAGGTTAAAAGAACATCAATTGTATGCTAAACTTAGcaaatgtgagttttggctcAAGGAGGTGAAATTTTTAGGATATGTAATCGTAAGTTAAGGAGTATCAATTGATCCCAGCAAGATCGAAGCCATGGTGGATTGGAAGCATCTGGCTAACGTGCACGAAATTTgaagtttcttgggattggCTGGTTATTATCAACGATTCATGGAAGGATTATCTAAGCCGTCAAGACCACTTGCGGccctaaccaagaaaaatactaaGTATATTTGGACAGAGAAGTGTGAGCAGAGTTTCATGGAACTCAAGAAAAGACTCACAGCCGCACCTGTTCTAGCCCTACCAGAACCCCACAAGCCCTATGTGGTTTTCAGTGACGCATCCAAGTCAGGACTTGGGTGTGTGCTCATGCAAGAAAAGTGGGTTGTCGCCTATGCTTCATGACAACTAAAGGACCATGAGTAGAATTACCCCACCCATTACTTGGAACTAGCCGCCGTAGCTTTTGCTTTGAAGATATGGAGGCATTACTTGTATGGCGCAAAATGTGAAATCTACACTGATCACAAGAGCCCCGAGTACTTATTTAGTCAGCAGAAtttaaatatgaggcagagaagGTGGTTAGAAACTATTAGTGACTaccagtgtgaaatcaagtatcacccCAGCAAGGTTAATATAGTAGTAGATGCGCTAAGTCGAAAGACACAAAAGGACTCCCAAAGGCCCTGCCTTGGAAGTAGAGTCCCTTCTGCACAGCATGTGGAGTTTGCTGATCAAGGATCTTCCTGCCAAAGCATCCCTAACAGCAGTACAAGAGATTGTACCAATGGAATGGAAAGAAGTGAAAAAGCGCCAGATGGAAGATCCCAAACGGGCAGAAATCAAACAGAAGGTAGAAATTGAGGTACTAGAAGGTTTCACCCTCAAGAACGATCAGTTGTTGTACTACAAGGATTGGAAGGTTATTCCAGCTATTCAGGAGATCAAGGATAAGATATTAAGGGAAGCACATCAAACTCCATACACGACTCACCCAGGAAGTACAAAGATGTATCAAGATTTGAAACAATacttttggtgggaaggattaAAGAAGGATGTAGCAAAGTATGTTAATAGATGCTGGATTTGTAGAGGAGTCAAGGTAAAACATCAAAGACCCACTGGAGATTTACAAACATTTCCAAtcccagaatggaaatgggaggacATATCCATAGATTTTGTGATTGGATTACCAAGAACTCCAAAGGGAAACAACACCATTTGGGTCGTGGTCGACCGCTTGACAAAAAGTGCTCACTTTTTGGCAACAAAAAAATACCGACCCCATGGAGAAGTTAACTCGGCTTTTTGTTTCAGAAATAGTACGACTACATAGAGTAccaaaaacaattatatttgaTAGGGATACACGGTTTACTTCTCGCTTTTGGCAAAGCCTTCAAGATGATCTAGGCACCAAGTTGAAGTATAGTAGTGCTTATCACCCTCAGACTGATGGAAAACCTAAATGGACAATTCAGACCCTAGAGGACATGCTAAGAGCGTGTGTTttgcaagaaaatgaaatttgggAGAAGCTCTTACCATTAATTGAGTTTGCCTACAATAATAGCTTTCAAGCCACCATTCAAATGGCACCTTACAAAGTTTTATACGGAAGGAAATGCAGATCTCCGTTATACTAGGATGAGGTAGGAGAAAGGAAGATTTAGGTGTagagattcttcaagaaatgaaggataaAATCAGCTAATAAGGGAAAGGATGAAGGCTGCCCAAGATAGGCAGAAGAACTATGCTGATCATCGAAGAAGGATCCTCAAATTCGAAGTTGGCAACTGGATCTATCTCAAAGTATCGCCCATGAAAGGAGTCATTTGGTTTGGAAAGAAGTGGAAGCTAAGTCCAAGATATGTAGGACCCTTTGAGATATTGGAAAGAATAGGAGCAGTCTCTTATAGACTAGATCTTCCCGCTAACTTTCAAAGAATTCACAATGTCTTTCATGTATCTTCCCTCATGAAGAGCTTTGAGAGACAGATACCAATAGTTGTTGATACAAGGGATATTTCGCTCCAACCTGACCTAACTTATGAAGAGATTCCTATTCAGATCACAGATTGGAAGGATAAGGAACTTTAGAATCGAAAAATTCCTTTGGTTAAGGTTTTATGGCGAAATCACAATATTGAGGAGGCCACATAGGAAAAAGAATCCGATATTAGAAGCAAATACCCCTACTTGTTTAGCATTTTTTGACATCACATTGGCATCCATTCATGCATGGCATCCATCGTCATTTCACCTATGTGATCCACATTGTTTCCCATCATTTTTCAATTGCACCATGGCCGGTAATGGTAGGATCGTTCGACAAACGTATATGACCCGCAATCGACTTCAGAGGCTGAGAGCTAAGCAGCAATGGAGACAATTAGACAGTATGGCCGATGCATTTTGGGCCCAGCATGAGAGGCTAGAGTACCATAGGACTTACATCCTCGACCATGATGGGAGAGGTCATATTCATCTGAGGAGAGCCCAGCCACATGAGGAACATCAGCCTTATGATCCCATCTGTTGGATGGGAGAGACTAGGGCCAGATGACTTAGACACCGTATGAGATCGACTTTCTTAGTTGCACCATATCAGCCTAAGTCGAAATAGGCAGCAGAGCAGCGTCAATTCGAGCAGGAGTCACTCATGCCTGATCCCTATCCCCTTGACACATCTGATACTTCTGACTCTTCCCTGTGTCACGTTCGTTTCTGAGAGGAGAGAAACCACTAGCTTGAGGACACAAAGTATAGGCAATGGAGATGCCTGAGGAGAGAGTTAACACCTTGTACAATTTAGATGAGGATGAGTACTTTTGTAACAGCCAAGATGAGACATCAGAGGATGGCGACAAAAGGCCCCCATCGAGCCCCTAGCAGTAGCACGGTTTGTGAGTCACACTCAACTTTTGCGTattgtatgttttgttttgacCCCGATTTAAGGGACGAAATCTTGTTTTAAGGGatggaggatgtaacaccccgcttaattaACTACTAGATCAACCCTTAAACATTCTAgattaaacttataatttttggGTTATTACTTACACTAGGGTTGATGGTAAAGTTAGCCTTAATCTTGGCACTTAGTACCATTAAGctaataattagaaaaacaagCCCATTAGTGAATTTAGTGAGGCTTTTAGGACCTTAGAACATCCATGGGCCTAACCCAATATCCCTTAGGCCATGAACCCACACACTTGGCCCTTt
It contains:
- the LOC121235435 gene encoding uncharacterized protein LOC121235435, whose amino-acid sequence is MKAAQDRQKNYADHRRRILKFEVGNWIYLKVSPMKGVIWFGKKWKLSPRYVGPFEILERIGAVSYRLDLPANFQRIHNVFHVSSLMKSFERQIPIVVDTRDISLQPDLTYEEIPIQITDWKDKEL